In Hydractinia symbiolongicarpus strain clone_291-10 chromosome 4, HSymV2.1, whole genome shotgun sequence, the following proteins share a genomic window:
- the LOC130642152 gene encoding ATP-dependent DNA helicase PIF1-like, producing the protein MHLPEQQQVYFRAGNEAAALERADEHDTHLTAWFKLNQRNVAAREHLYANIPYHFVFKEHAWCTRQRGGEKIVSRLYSAQPSEGERFYLRILLLHVPGATSFESLRTFNGELFPTFREACLARGLLQDDNEWNGTLLQVATIGTPWQLRQTFSFILSHCEVNDPLTLWLTHRNSMIEDFLRTMQDYQAEQAALGFIAGIIGQSGKRLSDFGLPETEEAPVEPPADLVYLGQEADNIRSTLNPEQLEAADTIIRAVMNVHNNSPQNNRLFFIDGPGGTGKTYTYNYIIKELKRRGMKVGTSAWTGIAATLLDGGRTVHSLFRLPVPIVETSTCNVPPTSNHATFLMQQDLYIFDEASMIPKHALQAIETMFRDISNVDNLFGGKVILLGGDFRQILPVVKRARPAEIVETCLKSSYIWPTVQVFRLTHNMRAGQNQQIFANWLLQLGDGILPTKATAPFTNSIEIPETCIIREQNDQSHVDAVFGDGNLADFASRIILTPTNDVALDINNKILNKIPGEIVTYNSADSVVSDDPEEIALYPVEFLNSITPSGMPPHNLQLKLGAVIMLLRNLDLKHGLCNGTRLIVQQLRQHVIDAEIITGVATGKRVLIPRIQLAPSDTGLPFQLRRRQFPIRLAYAMTINKSQGQTFNKVGIYLHRPCFSHGQLYVAFSRARSFEDVKVKIHQTEAQGYVQHKCYTPNIVYSQVL; encoded by the coding sequence ATGCACCTTCCTGAACAACAACAAGTGTATTTTAGAGCTGGTAATGAAGCAGCAGCACTTGAGAGGGCAGATGAACATGATACCCACCTAACAGCTTGGTTTAAATTAAATCAGCGCAATGTTGCTGCTCGGGAGCATCTATATGCCAATATACCATATCATTTTGTGTTTAAAGAACATGCTTGGTGTACAAGGCAACgaggtggtgaaaaaattgtcAGTAGATTATATTCTGCCCAACCCAGTGAGGGTGAGAGATTTTATTTAAGAATATTACTTCTTCATGTTCCAGGAGCTACCTCCTTTGAGTCATTAAGAACATTTAATGGAGAGTTATTCCCAACCTTTCGTGAAGCATGTTTAGCTAGGGGACTTCTTCAAGATGATAATGAATGGAATGGCACTCTTTTACAAGTTGCCACCATAGGTACACCTTGGCAGCTTCGACAGACATTCTCATTTATTTTAAGTCATTGTGAGGTCAATGATCCTTTGACGTTATGGCTTACCCATAGAAATAGTATGATAGAAGACTTTCTTCGTACTATGCAAGATTATCAGGCTGAACAGGCTGCACTAGGTTTTATAGCTGGTATTATAGGTCAGTCAGGGAAAAGACTTTCAGACTTTGGTCTTCCTGAAACAGAAGAAGCACCAGTAGAACCTCCAGCTGATTTAGTTTATCTTGGTCAAGAAGCTGATAATATCCGTTCCACATTAAATCCTGAACAATTAGAAGCAGCTGATACAATCATTAGGGCTGTTATGAATGTCCATAATAACTCTCCTCAAAATAACCGTTTATTTTTTATCGATGGTCCAGGTGGAACAGGCAAAACTTACACTTATAATTACATCATAAAAGAATTAAAGCGCAGAGGAATGAAAGTTGGTACATCTGCTTGGACCGGCATTGCGGCAACACTTTTAGATGGAGGGAGGACTGTTCACAGTCTTTTTAGATTGCCTGTGCCGATTGTGGAGACAAGTACTTGCAATGTTCCTCCTACCAGTAATCATGCCACATTCCTGATGCAACAAGACttatacatttttgatgaagCATCAATGATCCCTAAGCATGCCCTTCAAGCTATCGAGACCATGTTTAGGGATATTTCTAATGTTGACAACTTATTTGGAGGAAAAGTCATTCTTTTAGGAGGGGACTTTCGACAAATTTTGCCAGTAGTAAAGAGAGCCAGACCTGCTGAAATTGTAGAAACATGTCTTAAAAGCTCCTATATTTGGCCAACTGTTCAGGTATTTAGGCTTACACACAATATGAGAGCTGGACAGAATCAGCAGATTTTTGCAAACTGGCTTTTACAACTTGGTGATGGTATTTTACCTACAAAAGCAACAGCGCCATTTACGAATAGCATTGAAATACCAGAAACTTGCATTATCCGTGAGCAGAATGATCAATCACATGTTGATGCAGTGTTTGGAGATGGTAACTTGGCAGATTTTGCCAGTAGGATTATTCTGACCCCTACAAATGATGTTGCCCTTGATATTAATAACAAGATATTAAATAAAATTCCAGGGGAAATAGTAACATATAACAGTGCTGACTCTGTAGTTTCAGACGATCCTGAAGAAATTGCACTTTATCCAGTCGAGTTTCTTAATTCAATTACACCTTCTGGTATGCCACCACACAACTTGCAACTAAAACTGGGTGCAGTAATAATGCTTCTTCGAAATCTAGATTTAAAACATGGATTATGTAATGGCACTAGATTAATAGTACAACAGTTAAGGCAACATGTAATTGATGCTGAAATCATTACTGGTGTTGCTACTGGTAAAAGAGTGCTAATACCTAGAATTCAATTAGCGCCTTCTGACACTGGTCTTCCTTTTCAGTTACGAAGACGTCAGTTTCCTATACGTTTGGCCTATGCTATGACAATTAATAAATCTCAGGGACAAACATTTAATAAAGTTGGAATTTATCTTCACAGGCCATGCTTTTCTCATGGACAATTATATGTTGCATTTTCACGTGCACGTTCCTTTGAAGATGTTAAGGTAAAGATTCATCAAACAGAAGCACAAGGGTATGTTCAGCATAAATGCTATACACCAAACATTGTTTACAGTCAAGTGCTGTAA
- the LOC130642398 gene encoding uncharacterized protein LOC130642398 yields MHLSRKFEILLKKKFKQNNEITPEEKKEHQTKTLLNFSGIEIPDEFIPLLSKGLEFKISTKKLPIIDMVCGIEEAAKSFSSPSMANGFRFECKRIMEKGKNTKLTNITNELCNGLNEWLKQNRLILIENDKGRATCIISQQKVDELINQELSNKERYVELKGDNIEKAKTAINKEIANLRKENMLSIEQMKQLKQITPSTPMARPSLKTHKNPLKVRLIINTQGSVFYKIAKFVSKELKYLTTSAKSYIKDTEQFVNKVKEINLDENEKLVSFDIADMYPSLPKSEVIHEAERRIREDTFKTNVNKEALVRLVKISVEFMTFKIGNKFYNQADGLFIGSPASPCFAEIYIQRIEENSIYSMLHAPRIWLRKVDDTFTVTKHKTEDTLNELNNIHSKVKFTAEEEKDDQIPFLDCLIMRKEDNTVKAKVYKKPTHTGQYTNYTSNQPLHVKLSTIKTLTRRAKTICTEEADLKEELNYIQKTMQLNEFPKNIVTKTIKETLNKECNGRNQTDDDTNSIRLFLPYEKGISEQIAREKQEGS; encoded by the coding sequence aTGCATCTGTCAAGAAAATTCGAAATATTActaaagaaaaagttcaaacaaaataatgagATAACACCAGAAGAGAAGAAAGAACACCAAACAAAAACGCTATTAAACTTTTCTGGTATTGAAATTCCTGATGAATTTATTCCGTTATTGTCAAAGGGTCTCGAATTCAAAATTTCAACGAAGAAATTACCTATAATTGACATGGTTTGTGGAATCGAAGAAGCAGCAAAATCGTTTTCTTCACCTTCAATGGCAAATGGATTTCGATTTGAATGCAAAAGAATTatggaaaaaggaaaaaacactaaattaacaaatattacaaatgagCTGTGTAATGGGTTAAATGAATGGTTGAAACAAAATAGACTTATTTTGATCGAAAACGACAAAGGCAGAGCAACATGCATAATTTCGCAACAAAAAGTAGACGAATTAATTAATCAAGAATTATCCAACAAAGAGAGATATGTAGAACTGAAAGGTGATAATATTGAGAAAGCAAAAACGGCTATTAACAAGGAAATTGCAAATCTCCGAAAAGAAAACATGTTATCGATAGAACaaatgaaacaattaaaacaaattacGCCGTCAACACCTATGGCAAGACCATCATTAAAAACTCATAAAAACCCACTAAAGGTCAGACTTATAATAAACACTCAAGGATCTGTATTCTACAAAATTGCTAAATTTGTTAGTAAAGAACTTAAATATCTAACAACATCAGCAAAATCATACATAAAAGACACGGAGCAATTTGTTAACAaagtaaaagaaattaatttggaCGAGAATGAGAAGTTGGTGAGTTTTGATATTGCAGATATGTACCCTTCCCTACCAAAATCTGAAGTCATACATGAAGCAGAAAGGAGAATCAGAGAAGACacttttaaaacaaatgttaaTAAAGAAGCCTTAGTACGTCTCGTGAAAATCTCAGTTGAATTTATGACCTTCAAAATAGGAAACAAATTCTACAACCAGGCGGATGGTCTCTTCATCGGATCACCTGCGTCGCCATGTTTTGCCGAAATCTACATTCAAAGAATAGAAGAAAATAGTATCTACTCAATGTTACACGCACCAAGAATTTGGCTAAGAAAAGTAGACGATACGTTCACTGTTACAAAACATAAAACCGAGGACACCTTAAATGAGCTGAATAACATTCATTCAAAGGTAAAATTCACAGCGGAGGAAGAAAAGGATGACCAGATCCCATTTTTGGATTGTTTAATAATGAGAAAAGAGGACAATACAGTGAAAGcaaaagtgtataaaaaacCTACGCATACGGGACAATACACTAATTATACGTCAAACCAACCTTTACACGTAAAATTATCGACAATTAAAACTTTAACGAGAAGAGCAAAAACCATTTGCACAGAAGAAGCAGACCTCAAAGAAGAAttgaattatatacaaaaaactaTGCAATTAAATGAGTTTCCCAAGAACATCGTAACAAAAACgataaaagaaacattaaacAAAGAATGTAATGGAAGAAACCAGACAGATGACGACACGAATTCAATTCGATTGTTTTTACCCTATGAAAAAGGCATCTCAGAACAAATCGCCAGA
- the LOC130642153 gene encoding uncharacterized protein LOC130642153, whose amino-acid sequence MYCKQLYHIDHNVSLLNTHVLKEYFTSQKLKLQNLKCDSGHVSAHADTLKKRLRNAKLCLINNFIVKANETENMLLAKYDAKRKTILDDFKEINVHKQALLGQLELLEKKTDMQIMLESGKLVTDVESFMLSNQHLFESAEQVPTMQIATDFDIAGTLPLGFIDNTILECSIKGVNFSSEAPIELLNCDGIEEVTKDLLTCQLNDGNGNNILHWKRSGQLCEEAFLSGDEFNMSEVLYQMFQDAVRFGFSSYISSDQYIQHSAYVRSLFQARYNLVVDQCKCASCNTSMLPELYHCRICNIDLCSVCYRLNMGLLVPNHLKYHKMDYLSDVCATCKSYIVGKYIHCKVCNLNVCAYCYQTCKFKHDDQHQISVLKYNLGELIDCMSEEKELPLLALHSRYFSDALKIGVGEWKNSFSNWDGKIQKNMKLAVARFSEEGLSNGMICNSCLVDLAGKWYRCLDCFDLDVCDLCYLKEIRKTEFTNGHDVKHTVMSFRYKCTNCRGFIIGSIYSCADCVKNELCTLCYKSKKFPSSHKSSHRNMRKHHNYACSGRELEHIADWPVDI is encoded by the exons ATGTATTGCAAACAATTGTATCACATAGATCACAATGTTTCTTTATTAAACACACATGTTTTAAAGGAATATTTTACCAGCCAAAAATTAAAGTTGCAAAATCTAAAGTGCGATTCTGGTCACGTATCTGCTCATGCAGACACATTAAAAAAACGATTGCGCAATGCCAAACTATGCCTcattaataattttattgtaaaagCTAATGAAACTGAAAACATGTTATTGGCGAAGTACGATGCAAAGCGAAAAACCATTTTAGATGACTTCAAGGAAATAAATGTACACAAGCAAGCTTTATTAGGCCAACTTGAGTTATTAGAGAAAAAGACTGACATGCAGATTATGCTAGAATCGGGAAAACTTGTTACTGATGTTGAATCTTTTATGTTAAGTAATCAACATCTATTTGAATCAGCTGAACAAGTACCTACAATGCAGATTGCTACAGACTTTGACATTGCTGGAACACTTCCTTTGGGATTTATAGACAACACAATTTTAGAGTGCAGCATTAAAGGTGTAAACTTTTCATCTGAAGCACCAATAGAGTTGTTGAACTGTGACGGCATAGAAGAAGTAACCAAAGACTTACTGACTTGTCAATTAAATGATG GTAATGGCAATAATATCTTACACTGGAAAAGAAGTGGTCAGTTATGTGAAGAAGCTTTTCTTTCAG GTGATGAATTCAATATGTCTGAAGTACTGTATCAAATGTTTCAAGATGCTGTGAGATTCGGATTTTCAAGTTATATTTCCTCTGATCAATACATCCAACATTCTGCATATGTTCGTTCGTTGTTTCAAGCGAGATATAACCTAGTGGTTGATCAATGCAAGTGTGCATCTTGTAATACCTCCATGTTGCCAGAGTTATATCATTGTCGCATTTGCAATATAGACTTGTGTTCGGTTTGCTATCGGCTGAATATGGGTTTGCTGGTGCCTAATCATTTGAAATATCATAAGATGGATTATTTGAG tgaCGTTTGTGCTACCTGCAAGAGCTACATCGTTGGAAAGTATATTCACTGCAAAGTATGTAACCTCAACGTTTGTGCTTATTGTTATCAAACGTGCAAGTTTAAGCATGATGATCAACATCAAATATCAGTTTTGAAATATAATCTTGGAG AACTTATTGACTGTATGTCAGAAGAAAAGGAATTACCGCTGCTGGCTCTTCATTCAAGGTATTTTTCAGATGCTCTAAAAATAGGCGTTGGTGAATGGAAGAATTCATTTAGCAATTGGGATgggaaaattcagaaaaatatgAAGCTAGCTGTTGCAAGATTTTCAGAGGAAGGTTTAAGCAATGGAATGATTTGCAACTCATGCTTGGTTGATCTTGCTGGGAAGTGGTATCGGTGTTTAGACTGCTTTGACCTTGATGTGTGTGACTTATGCTACCTGAAAGAAATTAGGAAGACAGAATTTACAAACGGTCATGATGTGAAACATACAGTGATGAGTTTTCG atacAAATGCACCAATTGTCGAGGATTTATAATTGGCTCGATTTATAGTTGTGCAGATTGTGTAAAGAATGAGTTGTGTACTCTGTgctataaatcaaaaaaatttccatCAAG tcaCAAGAGCTCTCACAGGAATATGAGAAAACATCACAATTATG CTTGTAGTGGGAGAGAGTTGGAACATATCGCTGATTGGCCTGTCGATATTTGA